Proteins encoded in a region of the Manis javanica isolate MJ-LG chromosome 15, MJ_LKY, whole genome shotgun sequence genome:
- the SF3A1 gene encoding splicing factor 3A subunit 1 — protein MPAGPVQAVPPPPPAATEPKQPTEEEASSKEDSTPSKPVVGIIYPPPEVRNIVDKTASFVARNGPEFEARIRQNEINNPKFNFLNPNDPYHAYYRHKVSEFKEGKAQEPSAAIPKVMQQQQAAQQQLPQKVQAQVIQESIVPKEPPPEFEFIADPPSISAFDLDVVKLTAQFVARNGRQFLTQLMQKEQRNYQFDFLRPQHSLFNYFTKLVEQYTKILIPPKGLFTKLKKEAENPREVLDQVCYRVEWAKFQERERKKEEEEKEKERVAYAQIDWHDFVVVETVDFQPNEQGNFPPPTTPEELGARILIQERYEKFGESEEVEMEVESDEEDEKQEKAEEPPSQLDQDTQVQDMDEGSDDEEEGQKVPPPPETPMPPPLPPTPDQVIVRKDYDPKASKPLPPAPAPDEYLVSPITGEKIPASKMQEHMRIGLLDPRWLEQRDRSIREKQSDDEVYAPGLDIESSLKQLAERRTDIFGVEETAIGKKIGEEEIQKPEEKVTWDGHSGSMARTQQAAQANITLQEQIEAIHKAKGLVPEDDTKEKIGPSKPNEIPQQPPALSSATNIPSSAPPITSVPRPPAMPPPVRTTVVSAVPVMPRPPMASVVRLPPGSVIAPMPPIIHAPRINVVPMPPSAPPIMAPRPPPMIVPTAFVPAPPVAPVPAPAPMPPVHPPPPMEDEPTSKKLKTEDSLMPEDEFLRRNKGPVSIKVQVPNMQDKTEWKLNGQVLVFTLPLTDQVSVIKVKIHEATGMPAGKQKLQYEGIFIKDSNSLAYYNMANGAIIHLALKERGGRKK, from the exons ATGCCGGCCGGGCCCGTGCAGGCGGtgcccccgccgccgcccgcggCCACCGAGCCTAAACAG CCCACAGAAGAAGAAGCATCTTCAAAGGAGGATTCCACTCCTTCCAAGCCAGTGGTGGGGATAATTTACCCTCCTCCGGAGGTCAGGAATATTGTTGACAAGACCGCCAGCTTTGTGGCCAG aAACGGACCTGAATTTGAAGCTAGGATACGGCAGAACGAAATCAATAACCCCAAGTTCAACTTCCTGAACCCCAACGACCCTTACCATGCCTATTACCGCCACAAGGTCAGCGAGTTCAAGGAGGGGAAGGCTCAGGAGCCCTCAGCCGCCATCCCTAAGGTCATGCAGCAGCAGCAGGCCGCACAGCAGCAGCTGCCCCAGAAG GTCCAAGCTCAGGTGATCCAAGAGAGCATTGTGCCCAAAGAACCCCCTCCCGAGTTTGAGTTCATCGCAGACCCCCCTTCCATCTCAGCCTTCGACCTGGATGTGGTGAAGCTGACGGCTCAGTTTGTGGCAAGGAATGGACGCCAGTTCCTGACCcagctgatgcagaaagagcaGCGCAACTACCAGTTTGACTTCCTCCGCCCACAGCACAGTCTCTTCAACTACTTCACGAAGCTGGTGGAACAGTATACCAAG ATCTTGATTCCGCCTAAAGGATTATTTACAAAGCTCAAGAAAGAGGCTGAGAATCCTCGAGAAGTCTTAGACCAG GTGTGTTACCGAGTGGAGTGGGCCAAGTTCCAGGAGCgcgagaggaagaaggaagaggaggagaaggagaaggagcgGGTGGCCTATGCGCAGATCGACTGGCATGATTTTGTGGTGGTGGAAACGGTGGACTTCCAACCCAATGAGCAAG GGAacttcccaccccccaccaccccgGAGGAGCTCGGGGCCCGCATCCTCATCCAGGAGCGCTACGAGAAGTTCGGGGAGAGTGAGGAGGTCGAGATGGAGGTTGAGTCTGATGAGGAAGACGAGAAACAGGAGAAGGCAGAGGAGCCTCCTTCCCAGCTGGACCAGGACACCCAAGTGCAAGACATGGATGAG GGTTCAGATGATGAAGAAGAAGGGCAGAAagtacccccacccccagagacaCCGATGCCTCCACCTCTGCCCCCCACTCCAGATCAGGTCATTGTCCGGAAGGACTATGACCCCAAAG CTTCCAagcccctgcctccagcccctgctccagATGAGTATCTTGTGTCCCCCATCACGGGAGAGAAGATCCCTGCCAGCAAAATGCAGGAACACATGCGCATTGGTCTTCTTGACCCCCGCTGGCTGGAGCAGCGAGATCGCTCCATCCGTGAGAAGCAGAGTGATGATGAAGTGTATGCACCAG GTCTGGATATTGAGAGCAGCTTGAAACAGTTGGCTGAGCGGCGTACTGACATCTTCGGTGTGGAGGAAACAGCCATCGGGAAGAAGATTGGTGAGGAGGAGATCCAGAAGCCGGAGGAGAAG GTGACCTGGGACGGCCACTCTGGCAGCATGGCCCGCACCCAGCAGGCTGCCCAGGCCAATATCACCCTCCAGGAGCAGATTGAGGCCATCCACAAGGCCAAGGGCCTGGTGCCGGAAGATGACACCAAGGAGAAGATCGGCCCCAGCAAGCCCAATGAGAtcccccagcagcccccagctCTGTCTTCAGCCACCAACATTCCCAGCTCGGCCCCACCCATCACCTCTGTGCCCCGGCCCCCTGCC ATGCCACCACCTGTTCGTACCACAGTTGTGTCTGCGGTACCTGTTATGCCCCGACCCCCAATGGCATCAGTGGTCCGTCTGCCCCCAGGCTCAGTGATCGCCCCTATGCCACCTATCATCCATGCACCGAGGATCAATGTGGTGCCCATGCCTCCCTCGGCCCCTCCTATCATGGCACCCCGCCCACCACCCATGATTGTGCCAACAG CCTTTGTGCCTGCTCCCCCTGTGGCCCCTGTGCCAGCTCCAGCCCCAATGCCCCCTGTCCACCCACCACCTCCCATGGAAGATGAGCCTACCTCTAAGAAACTGAAGACAGAAGACAGCCTCATGCCTGAGGACGAGTTCTTACGCAGGAACAAG GGTCCAGTGTCTATCAAAGTCCAAGTACCCAACATGCAGGATAAGACAGAATGGAAACTGAATGGACAGGTGCTGGTCTTCACCCTCCCACTCACAGACCAG GTCTCTGTCATCAAAGTGAAGATTCATGAAGCCACGGGTATGCCTGCAGGGAAACAGAAGCTACAGTATGAG GGCATCTTCATCAAGGATTCCAACTCGCTGGCTTACTACAACATGGCCAATGGTGCCATCATCCACCTGGCCCTCAAGGAGAGAGGCGGGAggaagaagtag